The Psychrobacter sanguinis genome contains the following window.
GTCTGATTGTAGTACAGCTCGATATAACTGATAATATCATTGATGGCTGTGAACCTTGTTTTATAGTCTTGATGATATACCAGCTCATTCTTTAATGTGCCCCAGAAGCTTTCTATCGGAGCGTTATCGAAACAGTTGCCTTTGCCGCTCATTGAGCCTATAAATTGATGCTGCTTAATGGTCTTGTGGTAGGCGTGACTGCAATACTGACTGCCTCTGTCTGAATGAACGATTAGCCCTTTGCTTGGACGTTTATTCTTGATGGCCATATTTAGTGCTTTGCAAACTAAATCTGCGGTCATACGCTTGTTAATAGCGTAACCGACAAGCTCTTTGGTGTATAAGTCTTTGACCCCTGCTAAGTACAGCCAACCCTCATTCGTCCAGATATAGGTGATGTCGCTGACCCACGACTCGTTAGGGCGCTTAGCATCAAACTTCTGATCCAGTACGTTTGGATAGACCAGCTTGTTGTGATTGGAGTCGGTGGTGACTTTAAAGCGCTTATGACGACGACATTTAATGCCGTGTTGCTCTTTGATGCTTCTTACCATATACAGGCTAATGTTATGGCCTTGCTCGCTTAGATGAGCATGCAGTCGATCTGCGCCATAACGTTCTTTCGTTTCATTGTGAGCCGCTTTAACCAGTAATTCAGACTGGTTGCAATGTATCTGTTGGTCGCTGAGATCACGACTTAGCCAGTCGTAATAGCTTGATGGCTTAACCCTTAACACACGGCACATAGTGGTGATGCGAAAGAGGAACTGGTTGTCTTTGATAAAGGCGTACCTGACTAGCTGTTTCTCGCAAAGTACGCCGTCGCCAACTCGAGCATAGCTCTCCCCTTGCGTCGGGGCGAAGCAGTGCTTCGCTTTATCCCTCCTCATTTAGTATTTCGCGTTCCTCTTCAGCCACTTTGAGCTGCCGCTTGAGCTGCCTTATTTCTTGAAGAGCACTCATAAGATCAGGATCGTATTGCTTTGTGCCGACAAGCTTGCCTTGATTGGCTTTGTTATGCCAATTTGATAGCGTTTGCATGGCAATGCCAAGCTGCTTTGCAGTGGCTGAGATATTGCCATTATTGTCTGATATCTTCTTGACGGCCTCGGCTTTAAATTCGTCACTGTAGGTTCTTACTTTCTTGGTCATGGTAAACTCACTTTAGCAACTTCGGACTTCTTTTTTTATCTTTTTTTTGAGCGCTTATCCCGAACTGGGGTTATTTATCAATTTCTCAGCCTGTTTTTTTTCAGCCTACTTTTTGAACCACCACCCGGATATAAATGTAACTATGAATAAAACAACTTTTAAAATATCGAAGATGGACTGCCCTTCGGAGGAAAACCTAATCCGAATGAAATTAGAGGGCCACTCGAATATTGAACATCTTGAGTTCGACATTCCTAACCGTCAATTAACTGTGTTTCATCATGACAATATAGAAGGGATAGAGACTGCTATTCATGACCTAAAATTAGGAGACACCCTACTCTCGACCGAAACCATTGACCCCTCTGATCCCAACAATAATTTTAAAATTGATGCTGACTCTAGTCACAAAAAAGATGCTGAGCAAAGAAAGCTACTATGGATAGTGCTGGTCATTAACTTTGCTTTCTTTATTATTGAAATGAGCACGGGACTGATTTCTCGTTCGATGGGGTTGGTCGCCGACAGCTTAGATATGTTAGCAGATAGCTTCGTGTACGGAATTAGCTTATTTGCGGTCGGTGGAACGGTCATTAAGAAAAAACGGATTGCTAGAATTGCCGGATATTTTCAAATTACGCTAGCGATTCTTGGTTTTTTAGAAGTACTAAGACGTTTCTTTGGCAATGAGCAGTTACCTGACTTTTCTACCATGATAGTCATATCGATTCTTGCGCTAATTGCAAACTTGATTTGCCTCTATTTACTACAAAAATCGAAAAGCAAAGAAGAAGAAGCCCATATGCAAGCCAGTATGATTTTCACTTCAAACGATGTGATTATCAATTTAGGGGTAATTGTTGCAGGGATTTTGGTTAATTGGTTACACTCTAGTACGCCTGATTTGATTATTGGTAGCATCGTATTTGCTTTAGTTATTCAGGGCGCCTTTAGAATATTGAAGTTGAGTAAGTAGCTTAATTAAACCGCTAAGTGTAAAGTAACTGGGTTTGAAGCAAATAAACATCATAAGGATATGAGACCTCAAGCAATGATTGAACAAACTTTAAATCTAGTCACCACCAAAGACCATCAGCAAGTTGCCGTTTGGCGAATAATAGATGATGAAGTCTTTGATAAGAATCTGGGAGACCTTCCTAAATTTTGTGTAAGTATTTAATCTAAACGTCAGTTACACAGAATCTGGGATGGTCTCTTCAAGTCCTCACTAGCGCACCGATCATAGATAGAATATCTATGGTAAGTACATCATGAAGTACACTGTGGCTATCTCAGCAAGTTGAAACCTTAATACCATTAGCTCACAGCCAAAGATTCAAGTCCTCACTAGGGAACCAGGCTACTTCCATAAAGCATGTTTCGAGCTTCCCATAAACTATAAGATGCAGCACATTTATGGCATAGACTCAATCGCAGATAATAAATTGGATAGCGTGACTAAAAACTTACTTTTATCAGCTTTAGTGCTGTAGCCACCATTTTTTCCACCTTTATATAAATAAGCCTCTATCTACATCGTCGTAATCCTACCCGAAATGAATTCCACTTTAACGGGATGGCCAACCAATTCAGTTAGCTCAGCCTCAATGCGTTTTCGCTCTGCTTCATCCGGTGTTTTGGTGTAGATACTCAC
Protein-coding sequences here:
- a CDS encoding cation transporter, whose protein sequence is MNKTTFKISKMDCPSEENLIRMKLEGHSNIEHLEFDIPNRQLTVFHHDNIEGIETAIHDLKLGDTLLSTETIDPSDPNNNFKIDADSSHKKDAEQRKLLWIVLVINFAFFIIEMSTGLISRSMGLVADSLDMLADSFVYGISLFAVGGTVIKKKRIARIAGYFQITLAILGFLEVLRRFFGNEQLPDFSTMIVISILALIANLICLYLLQKSKSKEEEAHMQASMIFTSNDVIINLGVIVAGILVNWLHSSTPDLIIGSIVFALVIQGAFRILKLSK